A single genomic interval of Selenobaculum gibii harbors:
- the glpA gene encoding anaerobic glycerol-3-phosphate dehydrogenase subunit GlpA: MQKATVVVIGGGATGVGILRDLCMRGVDTILVERDDLGYWTSSRYHGLLHSGGRYAVKDKEAAKECIEENMILRKIGKHCVEATESLFVRTPEDDEAFEEEWVKACKECGISAIPISVDEACRLEPNLSRKILSAYRCPGAAIDGFRMTWQNVASAKKYGGRCMTYTEVIGIDVQNGVVQGVTIKDRWTGKVDKIACDYVISAAGSFAGRVAAMAGLNVNVKPSKGTLIAFNHRICDRVIHRLHKPSDADIFVPHGSITILGTSSIDSAPEDTHTETDEVLKMMEVGKATFENIYDYRILRVFAGTRPLYSADPNAGGRNASRGFVALDHAHDGVKHFMSVCGGKFTTYRLMAEKVCDMVCAQLGVTTKCRTAEENLVDDPTPALMSRARKVFPTYGAELAASRLGNEKLERVMDRIESKPETKQLVCECENVTLAEIQEIAAEPSSHTVSDVRRRTRLGMGTCQGAFCAYRAVGALDNEEFPWAKDTTFLFKEFIESRWKGIRPVLWGNMFRDTELTRGIYDATLNINGAMINDEK, encoded by the coding sequence ATGCAAAAAGCAACAGTTGTAGTAATTGGTGGTGGAGCTACTGGGGTTGGGATACTTCGTGACTTGTGTATGCGTGGAGTAGATACAATTTTGGTAGAACGTGATGATTTGGGCTACTGGACTAGTTCGAGATATCATGGATTACTTCATAGTGGCGGTCGTTATGCTGTAAAGGATAAAGAGGCAGCAAAAGAATGTATTGAAGAAAATATGATCTTACGCAAAATTGGTAAACACTGTGTAGAAGCTACAGAAAGCTTATTCGTTCGTACTCCGGAAGATGATGAAGCTTTCGAAGAAGAATGGGTAAAAGCTTGTAAAGAATGTGGTATTTCTGCGATTCCTATTTCTGTAGATGAAGCTTGCCGGTTAGAACCAAATTTAAGCCGCAAAATTTTATCTGCATATCGTTGCCCTGGTGCTGCGATTGATGGTTTTAGAATGACATGGCAAAACGTTGCCTCCGCAAAAAAATATGGCGGACGTTGCATGACTTATACTGAAGTTATCGGTATTGATGTACAAAATGGTGTTGTTCAAGGGGTTACAATCAAAGATAGATGGACTGGCAAAGTCGATAAAATCGCTTGTGATTATGTAATCAGTGCTGCCGGCTCTTTTGCAGGTCGAGTTGCTGCGATGGCAGGTCTTAACGTAAACGTTAAACCAAGTAAAGGTACTTTGATTGCATTCAATCATCGTATTTGCGATCGTGTAATTCATAGACTTCATAAGCCTTCTGATGCTGATATCTTCGTTCCACATGGTTCTATTACAATTTTAGGTACTAGTTCTATTGATAGTGCTCCAGAAGATACGCATACTGAAACAGATGAAGTATTAAAAATGATGGAAGTTGGTAAAGCAACTTTTGAAAATATTTATGATTACCGTATTTTACGTGTATTTGCAGGTACTCGTCCACTTTATAGTGCTGATCCTAATGCTGGTGGTCGTAACGCTTCCCGTGGATTCGTTGCTCTTGACCATGCGCATGATGGCGTAAAACACTTTATGAGTGTATGTGGTGGTAAATTCACAACTTATAGATTAATGGCTGAAAAAGTATGTGACATGGTTTGTGCTCAATTAGGTGTTACTACAAAATGTCGTACAGCTGAAGAAAATTTAGTAGATGATCCAACGCCTGCTTTGATGAGCAGAGCAAGAAAAGTATTCCCAACGTATGGTGCTGAACTTGCAGCTTCCAGACTTGGTAACGAAAAATTAGAACGTGTAATGGATCGTATTGAATCTAAACCAGAAACAAAACAATTGGTTTGCGAATGTGAAAACGTTACACTTGCAGAAATTCAAGAAATTGCTGCTGAACCAAGCAGTCATACAGTAAGTGACGTACGTCGTAGAACTCGTTTAGGTATGGGTACTTGCCAAGGGGCTTTCTGTGCTTACCGTGCAGTTGGTGCGTTAGATAATGAAGAATTCCCTTGGGCAAAAGATACAACTTTCTTGTTCAAAGAATTTATCGAATCCCGCTGGAAAGGTATCCGTCCTGTTCTTTGGGGCAATATGTTTAGAGATACTGAACTTACGCGCGGAATTTATGATGCGACTTTAAACATAAATGGAGCGATGATTAACGATGAGAAATAG
- the phnD gene encoding phosphate/phosphite/phosphonate ABC transporter substrate-binding protein: MDKKVVLYQAFITFIGSGIGIFVYGATNSTLLALGGALVVAVGASLIMGQSYCAQHSGNLEPSTVKPKEVKKDTNVKELDPEQDMLGMAEELGFSAQQLVWGVSQYQNVLQRLGKLSDEISRNSEINASNIEEATAGVEEIASAATTVSQASQDSFSQCQTSTQIARKHHAQIEEVSQSMLNVVRVVQTAVRDIDDLNIASSKITDFVEKIRGIASQTNLLALNAAIEAARAGENGRGFAVVAEEVRKLAGESELTTKEIEDIVREITEKTAEVTRNMQEGNTELQTVEALAKSSADAINEIVNDVQGIEKNVNHLCNLAGNQRDTTEQMAKVIETIGHATVHIAGSTHTSLESVNGQEKNIEEIFGHAKSMLSTAEKMQRIASRYKQSDEIIFGVNPFVSPQVIKENYVPILEQAAKSIGCKARVIIVSDYDALGKAVEQKMVDVGWFSPFAYVSTKERADIIPIVTPIVNKATSYLGYIVVRNDSDIDSVNHMQGKRFGFVDKKSASGYVYPKALLVEQGKNPDTYFAETHFLGSHNRVIEEVLNGGIDAGATYSEAMDAARKAGIPVDRLRIISQTEPIPKDVIAASPGFDGEIVEKLRTAFESLSETQTQCSKTKINGFVKTNDSDYEVVRKASSLVQ, from the coding sequence GTGGACAAAAAAGTAGTGTTGTATCAAGCATTTATTACATTCATTGGAAGCGGTATTGGTATCTTTGTTTATGGTGCGACAAATAGTACCCTTTTAGCTCTAGGGGGTGCTTTAGTAGTTGCAGTGGGAGCAAGTTTGATTATGGGACAGAGCTATTGTGCACAACATAGTGGAAATCTAGAGCCTTCGACTGTTAAGCCAAAAGAAGTCAAGAAAGATACAAACGTAAAAGAGTTGGATCCTGAACAAGATATGTTAGGTATGGCAGAAGAGTTGGGATTTTCAGCGCAACAACTTGTTTGGGGTGTATCGCAATATCAAAATGTTTTACAACGTCTAGGTAAGTTATCTGATGAGATTAGTCGTAATAGTGAAATTAATGCAAGCAATATCGAAGAAGCTACTGCTGGAGTAGAAGAAATTGCTTCTGCAGCTACTACTGTTTCACAGGCATCCCAAGATAGCTTTTCCCAATGTCAGACTTCTACCCAGATTGCGCGTAAACATCATGCGCAAATTGAAGAGGTAAGTCAATCTATGTTGAATGTTGTACGAGTAGTACAAACTGCAGTTCGTGATATTGATGATTTAAATATTGCGTCGAGCAAAATTACAGATTTCGTAGAAAAAATTCGTGGGATAGCGAGTCAAACTAATCTATTAGCATTAAATGCTGCAATTGAGGCAGCTAGAGCAGGCGAAAACGGTAGAGGATTCGCAGTCGTAGCAGAAGAAGTTAGAAAATTAGCTGGTGAAAGCGAGTTAACGACGAAAGAAATTGAGGATATAGTTCGTGAAATTACTGAAAAAACGGCAGAAGTAACGCGTAATATGCAAGAGGGAAATACTGAATTGCAGACAGTAGAAGCTTTAGCGAAGAGTTCAGCAGACGCGATTAATGAAATCGTCAATGATGTACAAGGTATTGAGAAAAATGTAAATCATTTGTGCAATTTAGCTGGTAACCAAAGGGATACAACAGAACAAATGGCAAAAGTGATTGAGACAATTGGCCATGCAACTGTACATATTGCGGGGAGTACACATACTTCATTAGAAAGTGTGAACGGTCAAGAGAAAAATATCGAAGAGATTTTTGGACATGCAAAATCCATGTTGTCAACAGCAGAAAAAATGCAAAGAATTGCTAGTCGTTATAAACAATCAGATGAAATCATATTTGGTGTAAATCCTTTCGTTTCTCCACAAGTGATTAAAGAAAACTATGTACCTATTTTAGAACAAGCGGCAAAAAGCATTGGCTGCAAAGCTAGAGTAATTATTGTTTCGGATTATGATGCATTGGGAAAAGCCGTAGAACAAAAAATGGTTGATGTCGGTTGGTTTTCACCATTTGCTTATGTTTCAACGAAAGAAAGAGCCGATATTATCCCAATTGTAACGCCGATAGTAAACAAAGCAACTTCTTACTTAGGATATATTGTTGTGCGGAATGATAGTGATATTGATAGTGTTAATCATATGCAGGGAAAACGTTTTGGCTTTGTTGATAAAAAATCAGCATCCGGTTATGTATATCCAAAGGCTTTACTCGTAGAGCAGGGAAAAAATCCTGATACATACTTTGCTGAAACTCATTTCCTTGGCAGTCATAATCGGGTAATTGAAGAAGTACTTAACGGTGGGATTGATGCTGGAGCAACTTATTCTGAGGCTATGGATGCAGCGAGAAAGGCAGGAATTCCAGTAGATAGACTAAGAATTATTTCGCAAACAGAGCCAATTCCAAAGGATGTTATCGCAGCTTCCCCTGGATTTGATGGAGAAATCGTTGAAAAACTTCGTACGGCTTTCGAATCGCTTTCAGAAACGCAGACACAATGCAGTAAAACAAAGATTAATGGATTTGTAAAAACTAACGATAGTGACTATGAAGTGGTAAGAAAAGCTTCGTCGTTAGTACAATAG
- the eno gene encoding phosphopyruvate hydratase → MNRIIEDVFAREILDSRGNPTVEVEVVLEDGTIGRASVPSGASTGMYEAVELRDGNKDRYSGKGVQKAVDNVNLIIAPEIVGFDSTDQIGIDKLLCKLDGTENKSKLGANATLGVSMAVAHAAAKSLDLPLYQYLGGFNAKELPVPMMNILNGGEHADNNVDIQEFMIMPVGAKSFSEALRMGAEIYHQLKAVLKSRNLNTAVGDEGGFAPNLSSNEEALKVIVEAIDKAGYKPGEEVKLALDVAASEMYKDGTYYLQGEGVCKTTSEMIEYYEMLVNKYPIISIEDGMDQNDWDGWRQLTEKLGSRVQLVGDDLFVTNPKRLKQGIDSKTANSILIKVNQIGTLTETFEAMEMAKRAGYTCIVSHRSGETEDSTIADIAVAVNAGQIKTGALSRSDRIAKYNQLLRIEEELDCLAEYKGQCVFYNLK, encoded by the coding sequence ATGAATAGAATAATTGAAGATGTATTTGCACGTGAAATTTTGGATTCGCGTGGAAACCCCACGGTTGAAGTTGAAGTTGTACTAGAAGATGGGACAATTGGCAGAGCATCTGTACCATCAGGAGCATCTACAGGAATGTATGAAGCTGTAGAACTTAGAGATGGAAATAAAGATCGCTATTCAGGAAAAGGTGTGCAAAAGGCAGTTGATAATGTAAATTTGATTATTGCACCAGAAATTGTAGGTTTTGACTCAACAGATCAAATTGGTATTGACAAATTACTTTGTAAACTAGATGGAACAGAAAATAAAAGTAAATTAGGTGCGAATGCTACTTTAGGTGTATCAATGGCAGTTGCACATGCAGCAGCGAAATCGTTGGATTTACCACTATATCAATATCTTGGTGGGTTTAATGCAAAAGAGTTACCTGTGCCAATGATGAATATCTTAAATGGCGGTGAGCATGCTGATAATAACGTCGACATTCAAGAGTTTATGATTATGCCGGTTGGTGCAAAATCTTTCAGTGAAGCTCTAAGAATGGGGGCGGAAATCTACCATCAATTAAAAGCAGTGTTAAAGTCGCGAAACTTAAATACAGCAGTAGGTGATGAAGGCGGATTTGCCCCTAATTTAAGCTCTAATGAAGAAGCACTTAAAGTTATTGTTGAAGCAATAGATAAAGCTGGCTATAAACCAGGTGAAGAAGTAAAACTCGCTTTGGATGTAGCAGCATCAGAAATGTATAAAGATGGTACTTACTATTTGCAAGGTGAAGGTGTATGTAAAACGACATCTGAAATGATTGAGTATTACGAGATGTTAGTTAATAAATATCCAATTATATCAATTGAAGATGGTATGGATCAAAATGATTGGGATGGGTGGCGTCAGCTGACAGAAAAACTAGGTAGCCGCGTTCAATTGGTTGGTGATGATTTATTTGTCACAAACCCAAAACGCTTAAAACAGGGAATTGATAGTAAGACTGCAAATTCTATTCTAATTAAAGTAAATCAGATTGGGACGTTAACTGAGACTTTTGAAGCGATGGAAATGGCAAAGCGTGCAGGATATACATGTATCGTTTCTCATCGTTCTGGAGAAACGGAAGACTCAACGATTGCAGATATTGCTGTTGCCGTAAATGCGGGACAAATTAAAACTGGAGCACTTTCAAGAAGTGATCGTATTGCCAAATATAATCAATTATTACGAATTGAGGAAGAATTGGATTGTTTGGCTGAATACAAAGGTCAATGTGTATTTTATAATTTAAAATAA
- the fliD gene encoding flagellar filament capping protein FliD translates to MNVNSVASMSQISYKIFHTSQNNALFNHVLNQGSSTNSLFGSTNNTLNYKNLQDILSNRLNEHKQFLSDLDTYNKTSTSFYNDYLPAMKNLKNSSTALNNTLSDSTASADTIIAKVKNFASDYNKTVDVLNANSNLSNKISNLAESFASPKYNSRAFTSIGISVNDKGTLTIDENKLMTALTNNLGKVNELLGGSNGLANKTALKADSSIANSTNLISFPKLVNSFMPGIFLDLYA, encoded by the coding sequence ATGAATGTTAATTCTGTTGCTTCTATGAGTCAGATATCTTATAAAATTTTTCATACATCACAAAATAATGCATTGTTTAATCATGTTTTAAATCAAGGTTCAAGTACTAATTCTTTATTTGGTTCAACTAACAACACTCTAAATTATAAAAATTTACAGGATATTTTATCAAATCGTTTAAATGAGCACAAACAATTCCTTAGTGATTTAGATACATATAATAAAACTTCAACAAGTTTTTATAATGATTATTTGCCCGCAATGAAAAATTTAAAAAATTCTTCTACTGCATTGAACAATACCTTATCAGATTCCACAGCATCAGCTGATACAATAATAGCCAAAGTTAAAAACTTTGCATCAGATTATAATAAAACTGTAGATGTTTTAAATGCGAATAGTAACTTATCTAATAAAATATCCAACCTTGCAGAATCCTTTGCTTCGCCGAAATATAACAGTCGTGCATTTACCTCCATAGGGATTAGTGTAAACGATAAAGGAACTCTTACGATTGACGAAAACAAACTAATGACTGCCTTAACAAATAATTTAGGAAAAGTAAATGAATTGTTAGGCGGCAGTAATGGCTTGGCGAACAAGACCGCACTTAAGGCGGATTCTTCTATCGCAAATTCTACAAATTTAATTTCATTTCCTAAGCTGGTAAACAGCTTCATGCCTGGAATATTTCTTGACTTATATGCATAG
- a CDS encoding CBS domain-containing protein, translated as MNIAFFLIPKEEVVTLNVNSNMRQALERMEYHRYTAVPIIDDKGRYVGTLAEGDLLWKLKNTPGLTFAKTSHIKITEINWRMTNAPVKIDAEIEDLLTLASAQNFVPVLDDNGIFIGIIRRSDIINYYAKEILNKIAE; from the coding sequence TTGAATATTGCTTTTTTTCTAATACCCAAAGAAGAAGTTGTAACTTTAAATGTGAATTCAAATATGCGGCAAGCATTAGAAAGAATGGAATATCATCGCTATACTGCGGTTCCCATTATTGATGATAAGGGAAGATATGTAGGAACATTAGCTGAGGGAGATTTATTATGGAAGTTAAAAAATACGCCTGGATTGACGTTTGCAAAAACTTCGCATATTAAAATCACGGAAATCAATTGGCGAATGACGAATGCACCAGTAAAGATTGATGCTGAAATTGAAGATTTACTTACACTCGCGAGTGCGCAAAACTTTGTGCCTGTTTTAGATGATAACGGTATTTTTATCGGGATTATTAGACGGAGTGATATTATTAACTACTATGCAAAAGAGATTTTAAATAAAATTGCAGAATAA